A window of Phenylobacterium sp. NIBR 498073 genomic DNA:
GCGAGCTTCTGGTCGGGCCTGCGGCCGATGACCCCGGACGGCACGCCGGTGGTCGGCGGCACGCGGATCGGCAATCTTTACCTCAACACCGGCCACGGCACGCTCGGCTGGACGATGGCCTGCGGATCAGGGCAGGTGATCGCCGACGTGATCAGCGGCGCGCCGTGCGCCATCGACACCCGGGATCTGGCGATCTCGCGATATTCAAACTGAGAAGGAACTTAAGCCCCATGGCGATCGAACGCATCGAGTCCGGCCCCCGAATGAGCCAGGCCGTCGTCCACGGCGACACGGTCTATCTGGCCGGCCAGGTCGGCGCGCCGGGCGAAAGCGTCACCGCCCAGACCCAGGCGGTGCTGGCCCAGATCGAGCGGCTGCTGGCGGCGACCGGCAGCGATAAGTCGAAGATCCTGACCGCCACCATCTGGCTGGCCGACATGGCCGACTTCGCCGAGATGAACGCGGTGTGGGACAAGTGGGTCGACGGCAAGGACGCCCCGGCCCGCGCCACCGGCGAGGCCAAGCTGGCCACTCCGGACTACAAGGTCGAGATCATCATCGTCGCCGCCCGCTAAGGCAGCGACGATCGAGGCGAAAGGCCCGGCGGCAAGCTCCGCCGGGCCCTTTTCATGCCCGAAGCAAGACGCAGCCTCTCGGTGTGGAACCAGCGCCCCGCGACCGGATTGGTGAAGCGACGTGATAGCGTCGGCTCCCTGGAGGGCTTCCCATGATGATGAAAGCCGCGGTCGCGCGGGCCTTCGGCCAGCCGTTGACCATCGAGGAGCTGCCCGTGCCGCAGCCGGGGCCGGGCGAAGTCCTGGTCAAGGTGGTGGCGTGCGGCGTCTGCCACACCGATCTGCACGCCATCGACGGCGACTGGCCGGTCAAGCCGACCCTGCCGCTGGTGCCTGGCCATGAGGGCGTCGGCCATGTCGCGGCGGTGGGCGCCGGGGTCGCCGACCTGAAGGAGGGCGACGCCGTGGGCGTGCCCTGGCTCTACGACGCCTGCCGCGCCTGCGAATACTGCGAGACCGGCTGGGAGACGCTGTGCACTCGGCAGCGCAACACCGGCTATAGCGTCAACGGGGCCTATGCGCAGTACGTGCTGGCCAGCGCCCCGTTCGTCGGACGACTGCCCAAGGACGTCGACTTCGTGGCCATGGCGCCGATCCTTTGCGCCGGGGTGACGACCTACAAAGGGCTGAAGGAAACCGAGGCGCGG
This region includes:
- a CDS encoding RidA family protein; translation: MAIERIESGPRMSQAVVHGDTVYLAGQVGAPGESVTAQTQAVLAQIERLLAATGSDKSKILTATIWLADMADFAEMNAVWDKWVDGKDAPARATGEAKLATPDYKVEIIIVAAR